The following proteins are encoded in a genomic region of Paenibacillus sp. FSL H3-0469:
- a CDS encoding ABC transporter ATP-binding protein/permease codes for MLQLKNITKSYKTGEFTQVALDKVNLNFRESEFVAILGQSGSGKTTLLNIVGGLDQYDSGELIINGQSTERFKDSEWDAYRNNSVGFIFQSYNLISHLSITDNVEMGMTLSGVSSAEKHRKALEVLEKVGLKDHVHKKPNQLSGGQMQRVAIARALANNPDIILADEPTGALDSETSEQIMELIKTIAEDKLVIMVTHNPELAENYADRVIRFSDGHAISDSNPLATQKTSSAYKLKQTSMSFLTALKLSGKNIATKKWRTGLTAFASSIGIIGIALILSLSNGFDKQISSYETGALSNFPVSINQTAINLQNAGPPGKEATELTAYPAEKKLYPYDPTVNSAMHVNVLTKEYMQYLDGIDPKLLDGVSYTRSVKMNMLVKDGDKAVALDTSKITVAPYPSKQDSASGSYLEQYYDLLEGTFPAEKTDLVLIVDQYNRMTKAEVDALGLDYEAKSINLSDLVGKPVKLIMNNDYYKKNGEQFVVNAPGGNMNDLYDSPKAVTLKIAGVLRAQEGSRISTLSPGLVYSDELAASFIADAKESEIVLAQEKADINVLTGQGLSDGLTGSGSTGPMGGSAMMNAGQAAAAGMASPTKENALATLGATDIPTAVSLYPIDFSAKESVNAYLDKWNEGKAAEDQVQYTDLAAIVTNISGGIMDGITMVLIAFAAISLVVSLIMIAIITYISVMERTKEIGVLRALGARKKDITRVFNAETFIIGACSGILGIGITYLLTIPVNAVLYNLTELKNVAQLNPLHALILGVISVLLTMLGGAIPAKMAAKKDPVAALRSE; via the coding sequence ATGCTGCAATTAAAAAACATCACCAAGAGCTATAAGACCGGCGAATTCACTCAAGTCGCACTGGATAAAGTAAATCTCAATTTCAGAGAAAGTGAGTTCGTTGCGATTCTGGGCCAGAGCGGCTCAGGCAAGACCACGCTGCTCAACATCGTCGGCGGACTGGATCAGTATGACAGCGGAGAGCTGATCATTAACGGCCAATCGACAGAGCGCTTCAAGGACAGCGAGTGGGATGCGTACCGGAATAACAGTGTCGGCTTTATTTTTCAGAGCTATAATCTGATCTCACACTTAAGCATCACGGACAACGTGGAGATGGGGATGACGCTCAGCGGGGTATCTTCAGCCGAGAAGCACCGTAAGGCGCTGGAGGTACTGGAGAAGGTTGGCCTTAAGGATCATGTGCACAAAAAGCCGAACCAGCTCTCCGGCGGACAGATGCAGCGTGTAGCCATTGCCCGGGCGCTCGCGAACAATCCCGATATTATCCTGGCCGATGAGCCTACCGGGGCCCTGGATTCGGAGACGAGTGAGCAGATCATGGAGCTGATTAAGACCATTGCCGAGGATAAGCTCGTCATTATGGTTACCCATAACCCGGAGCTGGCGGAGAATTATGCAGACCGTGTCATCCGCTTCTCGGACGGACATGCCATCTCGGACAGCAACCCGCTGGCTACGCAGAAGACCTCAAGTGCGTACAAGCTGAAGCAGACAAGCATGAGCTTCCTCACCGCCCTCAAGTTATCCGGCAAAAACATTGCCACCAAGAAATGGCGCACGGGATTGACCGCTTTTGCCTCCAGTATCGGAATTATCGGTATTGCTCTGATTCTGTCCCTGTCCAATGGCTTCGACAAACAGATCAGCTCCTATGAGACCGGGGCCTTATCCAACTTCCCGGTTTCCATCAACCAGACAGCGATCAACTTGCAGAATGCGGGCCCTCCCGGCAAAGAAGCCACGGAGCTTACCGCATACCCAGCAGAGAAGAAGCTCTACCCGTATGACCCTACTGTCAACTCCGCTATGCATGTGAATGTGCTGACTAAGGAGTATATGCAGTATCTGGACGGGATTGATCCTAAGCTGCTGGACGGCGTGTCGTACACCCGCAGTGTGAAGATGAACATGCTGGTCAAGGATGGGGATAAGGCAGTGGCCCTGGATACCAGCAAAATCACCGTGGCTCCGTATCCCAGCAAACAGGATAGTGCTTCGGGAAGCTACCTGGAGCAGTACTATGACCTGCTGGAAGGAACCTTCCCTGCAGAGAAGACAGATCTGGTGCTCATCGTGGATCAATACAACCGTATGACCAAGGCGGAAGTGGATGCGCTCGGGCTGGACTATGAAGCCAAGAGCATCAATCTGAGCGATCTGGTCGGCAAGCCGGTGAAGCTGATCATGAACAACGATTATTATAAAAAGAACGGCGAACAGTTCGTGGTCAATGCTCCAGGCGGGAATATGAATGATCTTTACGACAGCCCTAAGGCGGTTACGCTTAAAATTGCTGGTGTGCTGCGCGCACAGGAAGGGTCGAGAATCTCAACGCTGTCGCCCGGTCTGGTCTACTCCGACGAGCTGGCGGCCTCCTTCATTGCTGATGCGAAGGAATCCGAGATTGTCCTGGCCCAAGAGAAGGCAGATATCAATGTGTTAACGGGACAGGGGCTGTCGGATGGCCTTACAGGCTCGGGTTCAACCGGCCCGATGGGCGGGTCTGCTATGATGAACGCGGGACAGGCTGCTGCTGCCGGTATGGCTTCTCCCACGAAGGAGAATGCGCTTGCCACTCTGGGGGCTACCGATATCCCGACAGCAGTCTCACTGTATCCGATTGATTTCAGTGCGAAGGAATCCGTAAATGCTTATCTGGACAAATGGAATGAAGGCAAAGCGGCAGAGGATCAGGTGCAATATACTGACCTTGCAGCGATTGTGACGAATATTTCCGGCGGAATTATGGACGGGATTACGATGGTGCTGATTGCTTTTGCGGCGATTTCTCTGGTGGTATCCCTGATCATGATTGCGATCATTACGTATATTTCCGTGATGGAACGTACGAAGGAGATCGGCGTATTGCGTGCACTGGGTGCCCGTAAGAAGGATATCACGCGGGTGTTCAATGCCGAGACCTTCATTATCGGGGCTTGCTCAGGGATTCTGGGCATCGGCATCACTTATCTGCTGACCATCCCGGTCAATGCGGTCCTCTACAACCTGACGGAGCTGAAAAATGTCGCCCAGCTGAATCCGCTCCACGCGCTCATTCTGGGTGTCATCAGCGTGCTGCTGACCATGCTCGGCGGTGCTATCCCGGCCAAAATGGCGGCGAAGAAGGACCCGGTGGCTGCCCTGCGCAGTGAATAA